One Ignavibacterium sp. DNA segment encodes these proteins:
- a CDS encoding alpha/beta fold hydrolase, whose translation MNLTINDLAAFTNGSPNKKPIVFVHGFPLDHFMWDKQVDFLSDNHYCVRYDIRGLGNSPVGDGQFTMESFVDDLESVIDELKLVKPVLCGLSMGGYISLRALERMQDKFSAVILFDTRSEADTNEGKLKRAAGIKRINTEGLVPFTKDFITNCYGEHYKQNHKGELEKRISKSSQFDPAGVKGSLLAMLGRNDTTAFLDKINIPALVICGEKDVLTPPEVMKSMAEKINGAEFIVIKNSGHLSPVENPEDVNEAVKNFLDRL comes from the coding sequence ATGAATCTAACAATTAATGATCTTGCAGCATTTACTAATGGCAGCCCTAATAAAAAACCAATAGTCTTTGTACACGGATTCCCTTTAGACCACTTTATGTGGGATAAGCAAGTAGATTTTTTAAGCGATAACCATTACTGTGTCAGATATGATATCAGAGGATTAGGAAATTCACCTGTCGGCGACGGACAATTTACAATGGAGTCATTTGTTGATGATCTTGAATCGGTGATTGACGAATTAAAACTGGTTAAACCTGTTTTATGCGGATTGTCGATGGGCGGATATATTTCACTTCGAGCACTCGAAAGAATGCAGGATAAATTTTCAGCAGTTATCTTATTTGATACAAGATCTGAGGCAGATACTAATGAAGGCAAGTTAAAACGTGCTGCTGGAATAAAGAGGATAAACACTGAGGGTTTAGTTCCGTTTACAAAAGATTTTATAACCAACTGCTATGGCGAGCATTACAAGCAAAATCATAAAGGTGAGCTTGAAAAACGAATATCAAAATCATCACAGTTTGATCCTGCAGGAGTTAAGGGATCGCTGCTTGCAATGCTTGGAAGAAATGATACAACAGCGTTTTTAGATAAAATAAATATTCCGGCACTTGTAATTTGCGGCGAGAAGGATGTACTAACACCTCCGGAAGTAATGAAATCAATGGCAGAAAAAATAAACGGAGCGGAGTTCATTGTTATTAAAAACAGCGGGCACCTGAGTCCTGTAGAAAATCCCGAGGACGTTAATGAAGCAGTTAAAAATTTTTTAGATAGACTTTAA
- a CDS encoding DUF4256 domain-containing protein, translated as MMKKISENEKKSLLKVLKQRFEENQHRHIGIKWNDVEIHLTKQPDKLWSLNEMEITGGEPDVIGFDKSEKAFIFCDCSTESPKGRRSVCYDHQALEARKEHKPKDSAVNMASEMNIELLDEKQYNYLQSLESFDTKTSSWLKTPEKVRKLGGAIFGDFRFGRVFCYHNGADSYYAARGFRGLIKI; from the coding sequence ATGATGAAAAAAATTTCTGAAAACGAAAAGAAGAGTTTACTTAAAGTTCTAAAACAGCGGTTTGAGGAAAACCAACACAGGCACATTGGAATAAAATGGAATGACGTTGAAATTCATTTAACAAAGCAGCCCGACAAATTGTGGTCACTTAATGAGATGGAAATTACAGGAGGTGAGCCTGATGTAATCGGGTTTGACAAGAGTGAAAAGGCGTTTATATTTTGTGACTGTTCTACCGAAAGTCCCAAAGGCAGAAGAAGCGTTTGCTACGACCACCAAGCATTAGAAGCCAGAAAAGAGCACAAACCAAAAGATAGCGCAGTTAATATGGCTTCGGAGATGAATATAGAGCTTCTTGATGAAAAGCAGTACAATTATTTACAATCATTAGAGAGCTTTGATACAAAAACTTCAAGCTGGCTTAAAACTCCTGAAAAAGTTCGAAAGCTTGGAGGAGCTATTTTTGGTGATTTCAGATTCGGCAGAGTTTTTTGTTACCATAACGGAGCGGATTCTTATTACGCCGCGAGAGGTTTTAGAGGATTGATAAAAATTTAA
- the glgA gene encoding glycogen synthase GlgA: protein MKIAFITTECVPYAKTGGLADVAGSLPKALEKLGCEVKIFMPKYNSIEESRKGLRYNWDIGEMIVRINGIDRPVHLHQAKLPNSDVEVNFIDCPHYFYRNAIYTNDIDEDERFILFSKGVIETLQRFAWAPDVIHCNDWQTGLIPLFIKDNYNWDRMFDKTATVFTIHNIAYQGRFSKSALSAAEIRGSLYYPGGPVEFEDSVSFMKTGIVFADLINTVSNKYSHEILKEEHGAGLHNILRARKPDVYGILNGVDYSEWDPETDKFLPYKYSLKDLSGKTKNKKFLMDHFNLPFDEERPLIGMVSRLVQQKGFDIFAGAINELMSLNAQWIILGSGENKYESFIRRLPQYFTGKIGTYIGYNNELSHLIEAAADIFVMPSRYEPCGLNQIYSLKYGTIPVVRKTGGLADTVKDWDEENQFGFDHGNGFSFYDYTSYALSSSVERAVNTFKEKDIWKKIQLNGMVQDFSWKTSAEKYLELYKMAKEKR from the coding sequence ATGAAAATAGCTTTTATAACAACTGAGTGCGTTCCATACGCAAAAACAGGCGGGCTTGCTGATGTTGCCGGGTCATTACCAAAAGCTTTGGAAAAACTGGGGTGCGAAGTAAAAATATTTATGCCAAAGTATAACTCAATCGAAGAATCAAGAAAAGGATTGAGATACAATTGGGATATTGGCGAAATGATCGTTAGAATAAATGGCATAGACCGCCCGGTTCACCTTCATCAGGCAAAACTTCCTAACAGCGATGTTGAGGTAAATTTTATTGACTGCCCGCATTACTTTTACCGCAATGCAATTTATACAAACGATATTGACGAAGATGAAAGGTTTATTCTTTTCAGCAAAGGAGTAATAGAAACCCTGCAAAGATTTGCCTGGGCTCCTGATGTTATTCATTGTAATGATTGGCAGACAGGGCTTATCCCGCTTTTTATAAAAGACAATTACAATTGGGACCGCATGTTTGATAAAACTGCAACTGTGTTTACAATTCATAACATAGCCTATCAGGGAAGATTTTCTAAATCTGCTTTATCTGCTGCAGAGATCCGCGGCAGCTTATACTATCCCGGTGGTCCGGTTGAATTTGAAGATTCTGTTTCTTTTATGAAAACAGGAATTGTTTTTGCTGATTTAATAAATACTGTAAGCAATAAGTATTCTCACGAAATATTAAAAGAAGAGCATGGAGCTGGGCTGCATAATATTCTTCGTGCCCGTAAACCTGATGTTTACGGAATATTAAATGGTGTTGATTACAGTGAGTGGGATCCCGAAACCGATAAATTCCTTCCGTATAAATATTCATTGAAAGATCTTTCTGGCAAAACAAAAAATAAAAAATTTTTAATGGATCACTTCAATCTTCCATTTGATGAAGAACGACCGTTAATTGGTATGGTATCAAGACTTGTGCAGCAAAAGGGATTTGATATTTTTGCCGGAGCTATTAACGAATTGATGAGTCTTAACGCACAATGGATAATTTTGGGAAGCGGTGAAAACAAATATGAAAGTTTTATTCGCAGGCTGCCGCAATATTTTACAGGGAAGATCGGAACCTACATAGGATATAATAATGAGCTGTCTCACTTGATTGAAGCTGCTGCAGATATTTTTGTTATGCCCTCGCGTTATGAGCCCTGCGGCTTAAATCAAATTTATAGTTTAAAATATGGAACTATTCCGGTTGTTAGAAAAACAGGCGGACTCGCAGATACGGTAAAAGATTGGGATGAAGAAAATCAGTTTGGCTTTGATCATGGAAACGGATTTTCATTTTATGATTATACAAGCTATGCGCTTTCATCTTCAGTTGAGCGGGCTGTAAATACTTTTAAAGAAAAAGATATTTGGAAAAAGATTCAGCTAAACGGAATGGTACAGGATTTTAGCTGGAAAACATCAGCAGAAAAATATCTTGAGCTGTATAAAATGGCTAAGGAGAAAAGATAA
- a CDS encoding patatin-like phospholipase family protein, whose amino-acid sequence MKKRIPILLILTIFFFSELYSQDIYNFNFPLESKQLPFGLVELIPKNKPKIALALSGGGARGLSQIGVLKALEEAGIQADIIVGTSMGSIVGGLYSAGYSADQLDSIALETDWNELLTLSNQSNRRDLFIDQKVTEDKAIFSLRLSGFAPILPTSFNDGQKLSNHLNVLALNAPLHSDDSFDLLTKKFRAVCTDLITGKPVVLSKGSISNALRASSSVVFFLAPVKMDTLLLVDGGLVANIPVDIAKSNGGDIVVAVNTTSGLWSEEELSTPWVMADQMVSIPMKQNNNEQLNNADFIIEPAIGNILSTDFNKVDTLIYLGYKTSKPYMKSLKSKIDSAVFNSIPDKEVYFKSLILDSSLTLKEQAFFYNYKNLDSVSNKMINYDLYKLLETGDYKYLGAQIVMSDSENVLRLNREYNPVIRHIDIIGISQIHSERVSSVFSSLKGARFSGKKILYALLQLIEIYREDGYSLAGIQNIDFNKEEERLRIFIDEGIISKIDITGNEKTKENVIIREFKFDEGDYFKIDDIKEGLRNLRSTRIFDNVDVVVKEKNGQNVLTIKVDERPSSLLRISFRSDNEYRAQLGFDLRDENFFGTGTELGLILFGGLDNRAYILEQKANRVFETYFTYKINGFYKFNDVHVYKDIPLTSNSRFSREEIGKYRQIFYGLSLGIGTQVGRFGNLILEGKYQFDQIKNKDNEPTTAYKTKIVSLKASTTIDTQDKYPFTENGVYFSGYYETAISVLGGEVGYSNIGFEYKNYFKLSSRSVISPSFKFGFADKTLPLSQQYSIGGQETFFGMHDNEYRGRQIMLASLMYRYKLPFIIFFDTYLKFRYDLGSTWAFQEQIRFKDLKHGIGTAISFDTPIGPAEFAVGRSFLLRNDLPDNPISWGDVLFYFSIGYYY is encoded by the coding sequence ATGAAAAAGAGAATTCCAATACTTTTGATTTTAACAATTTTCTTTTTCAGCGAATTATACTCTCAGGATATTTATAATTTCAACTTTCCTTTGGAAAGCAAACAACTTCCTTTTGGTCTGGTCGAATTGATCCCAAAAAATAAACCAAAAATTGCTTTAGCTTTAAGCGGAGGCGGTGCCAGGGGTTTATCACAAATTGGGGTTCTTAAAGCGCTGGAAGAGGCGGGAATTCAGGCAGATATTATTGTTGGCACAAGTATGGGAAGTATTGTTGGCGGATTGTATTCAGCGGGCTATTCTGCCGATCAGCTTGATTCTATTGCACTGGAAACAGACTGGAATGAATTGCTAACACTTTCAAATCAATCCAACAGAAGAGATTTATTTATTGATCAAAAAGTAACAGAGGACAAAGCCATTTTTTCTTTACGCTTATCGGGCTTTGCACCTATACTTCCAACCTCATTTAATGATGGACAAAAACTATCGAATCATTTAAATGTTCTTGCGCTTAACGCTCCGCTTCATTCGGACGACTCATTTGATTTGTTAACAAAAAAATTCAGGGCAGTTTGTACAGATTTAATAACAGGCAAACCGGTTGTGCTTAGCAAAGGATCAATTAGCAATGCCTTAAGAGCAAGCTCTTCAGTTGTGTTTTTTTTGGCACCAGTTAAGATGGACACTCTGCTGCTTGTAGATGGAGGCCTTGTTGCCAACATTCCTGTTGACATTGCCAAATCTAATGGCGGAGACATTGTTGTAGCAGTTAATACAACAAGTGGTCTGTGGAGCGAAGAAGAACTTTCTACGCCTTGGGTTATGGCTGATCAAATGGTCAGCATACCGATGAAGCAAAACAATAATGAGCAATTAAATAACGCTGATTTTATAATTGAGCCGGCGATAGGAAACATACTATCCACTGATTTTAATAAGGTTGATACATTAATATATCTGGGCTATAAAACTTCAAAGCCATATATGAAAAGCCTTAAGTCTAAAATTGATTCTGCGGTTTTTAACTCAATACCAGATAAAGAAGTTTACTTTAAAAGTTTAATTTTAGATAGCAGCCTTACATTAAAAGAGCAGGCATTTTTCTATAATTACAAAAATCTAGATTCTGTTTCCAACAAAATGATCAATTACGATCTTTATAAACTATTAGAAACAGGAGATTATAAATACTTAGGCGCACAGATAGTGATGTCTGATAGTGAAAACGTGCTGCGTTTGAACAGAGAATACAATCCTGTAATCAGACATATAGATATAATCGGGATTTCACAAATTCACTCTGAAAGAGTAAGTTCTGTTTTCTCTTCTTTAAAGGGCGCAAGATTTTCTGGCAAAAAGATACTATATGCACTTTTACAGCTAATAGAAATATATCGCGAAGATGGATATTCGCTTGCTGGAATTCAAAATATTGATTTTAATAAAGAAGAAGAAAGGCTGAGAATTTTTATTGATGAAGGGATCATTTCTAAAATTGATATAACCGGCAATGAAAAGACAAAGGAAAATGTAATAATCAGAGAATTCAAGTTTGATGAGGGAGATTATTTTAAAATAGATGATATTAAGGAAGGATTAAGAAACCTAAGAAGTACAAGAATCTTTGATAATGTTGATGTCGTTGTTAAAGAAAAAAACGGACAAAATGTTCTTACAATAAAGGTAGATGAAAGACCCTCAAGCCTTTTAAGAATTAGTTTTAGAAGCGATAATGAATATCGGGCACAGCTTGGATTTGATTTAAGAGATGAAAATTTTTTTGGCACCGGCACAGAGCTCGGCTTAATCTTATTCGGCGGACTTGATAATCGTGCCTACATACTTGAACAAAAAGCCAACAGGGTGTTCGAGACGTATTTTACTTATAAAATAAATGGGTTTTACAAATTCAATGATGTGCATGTTTACAAAGATATTCCTTTAACCAGCAACTCAAGATTTTCCAGAGAAGAAATTGGGAAATACAGACAAATATTTTATGGACTTTCTTTAGGAATAGGTACACAGGTTGGCAGATTTGGTAATCTTATCCTTGAAGGTAAATATCAATTTGATCAGATTAAAAATAAAGACAATGAACCAACGACAGCATATAAAACAAAGATCGTAAGTCTTAAAGCCTCAACAACTATAGATACTCAGGATAAATATCCTTTTACTGAAAACGGAGTTTATTTTTCGGGATATTATGAAACAGCGATTTCAGTTTTAGGCGGGGAGGTCGGATACAGTAATATTGGTTTTGAATATAAAAATTATTTTAAGTTGTCTTCACGAAGCGTTATCTCACCATCTTTTAAATTCGGATTTGCAGATAAAACCCTTCCATTAAGTCAGCAATATTCAATTGGCGGACAGGAAACATTTTTTGGCATGCATGATAATGAATATCGCGGAAGACAGATTATGCTTGCTTCTTTAATGTATAGATATAAACTGCCGTTTATAATTTTTTTCGATACCTATCTGAAATTCAGATATGATCTAGGCTCAACATGGGCATTTCAGGAACAAATCAGATTCAAAGATTTGAAACATGGAATTGGAACTGCAATTTCATTCGATACGCCAATAGGACCGGCAGAGTTTGCAGTCGGAAGAAGTTTTCTGCTTCGTAATGATCTTCCGGATAATCCTATCAGCTGGGGCGATGTGCTGTTTTATTTTTCTATCGGATATTATTACTGA
- a CDS encoding DoxX family protein, whose product MKDLALLILRAGAGLFIIINHGLMKVQALMSGGEIKFADPLGLGMGTSMVLSAFAEFFCAGLLVLGLFPRVSAGILSFNMFVAGVIFHISDPLSSKETALLYLIVFVSLLILGAGKYSINQLLPAKFRKY is encoded by the coding sequence ATGAAAGATCTTGCACTTCTAATCCTGCGCGCAGGTGCAGGTTTGTTTATAATAATCAATCACGGTTTAATGAAAGTACAAGCTCTGATGTCTGGTGGTGAAATTAAATTTGCGGATCCTCTTGGTTTGGGTATGGGAACAAGCATGGTTCTTTCTGCTTTTGCAGAGTTCTTCTGTGCCGGTCTTTTGGTTCTTGGACTTTTTCCGCGTGTTAGCGCAGGTATATTATCGTTTAATATGTTTGTTGCAGGGGTTATTTTTCACATATCAGACCCATTATCCTCTAAAGAAACAGCACTGCTTTATCTGATTGTTTTTGTTTCCTTGTTAATACTTGGAGCAGGTAAATATTCGATTAACCAATTATTGCCGGCAAAGTTCAGAAAGTATTAA
- a CDS encoding bifunctional UDP-sugar hydrolase/5'-nucleotidase, producing MIKKYFFFLGVLFFSLTVSFSQTLRVKIIETSDVHGAVFPYDLINNRPSNSSLAQVSSYLKEQRSDTNQIVFLLDNGDILQGDPAAYYYNFEKTDTLHLIADVMNYMKYDAATVGNHDIETGHVVYDRFNKEINFPWLAANAVNTNTEQPYFKPYTTVERGGVKIAILGLITPAIPKWLPEKIWSGIRFDDMIETARKWVKKIRATEQPDLMVGLFHSGVDFTYGGENENTYRNENASKLIAEQVDGFDLIFVGHDHAGWNFKTKGPAGRDVLILGTTAGAQNVAVASYVLKYDKMCMIYDKKEINGELVSIKDYSPDPDFIQRYEKNLNEIKNFVNRPIGSFTESISSRDAIFGPSKFVDLIQSIQLGLTDADVSFTAPLSFNARIDKGAVYVKDMFDLYRFENLLYTMKLSGQEIKDCLEFSYGNWFNQMKDQNDHLLKFKLDEKGNIQYSERTKSPELDERFYNYDAAAGINYFVDVTKPVGERVTIIGFSNGKSFDINKDYSVAINSYRGNGGGGHLTRGAKIPQTELSKRIINSTEKDLRYYLMKWIEKEKIITPKLLGNWKVIPEDYWKAGKEKDYKILFK from the coding sequence ATGATAAAAAAATATTTCTTTTTTTTAGGCGTTTTATTTTTTTCGTTAACCGTTTCTTTTTCTCAAACTCTGAGGGTTAAGATAATTGAAACCTCTGATGTTCACGGTGCAGTTTTTCCTTATGATCTAATAAATAATCGCCCATCAAATTCATCGCTCGCACAGGTATCATCTTATTTGAAGGAACAACGTTCGGATACCAACCAAATTGTTTTTCTGCTGGATAACGGTGATATTCTACAGGGCGATCCGGCAGCTTATTATTACAACTTTGAAAAAACAGATACGCTCCATCTTATTGCTGATGTAATGAACTATATGAAATATGATGCTGCAACTGTGGGCAATCACGATATTGAAACCGGACATGTTGTTTATGACAGATTTAATAAAGAAATTAATTTTCCCTGGCTTGCTGCAAATGCAGTAAATACGAATACAGAGCAGCCATATTTTAAACCTTATACAACTGTTGAACGCGGCGGGGTTAAAATTGCAATCCTCGGATTGATTACACCCGCAATCCCAAAATGGCTTCCGGAAAAAATCTGGAGTGGAATCCGGTTTGATGATATGATAGAAACAGCAAGAAAATGGGTTAAGAAAATCAGGGCAACCGAACAACCTGATCTGATGGTGGGACTTTTTCACTCCGGTGTGGATTTTACTTACGGAGGCGAAAATGAAAATACATACAGAAATGAAAATGCTTCAAAGCTTATAGCAGAGCAAGTAGATGGTTTTGATCTGATATTTGTTGGTCACGATCACGCGGGCTGGAATTTTAAAACTAAAGGTCCTGCCGGAAGAGATGTATTAATACTTGGTACAACTGCCGGCGCTCAAAATGTTGCCGTTGCTTCCTATGTTTTAAAGTATGATAAAATGTGTATGATATACGATAAAAAGGAAATTAATGGCGAACTTGTAAGTATTAAAGATTATTCTCCGGATCCGGATTTTATACAACGATATGAGAAAAATCTTAATGAGATAAAAAATTTTGTAAACAGACCTATCGGTAGTTTTACTGAATCAATTTCTTCCCGCGATGCTATTTTCGGTCCTTCTAAGTTTGTTGATTTAATTCAAAGCATTCAACTGGGGCTTACCGATGCAGATGTTTCTTTTACTGCGCCGCTTTCTTTTAATGCCCGGATTGATAAGGGAGCTGTTTATGTAAAAGATATGTTTGATCTTTACAGATTTGAAAATCTTCTCTATACAATGAAACTAAGCGGACAGGAAATAAAAGATTGTCTCGAGTTTTCATACGGCAACTGGTTTAATCAGATGAAAGATCAAAACGATCACCTGCTAAAATTTAAACTGGATGAAAAAGGAAATATTCAATACTCTGAAAGAACTAAATCTCCTGAACTTGATGAGCGATTTTATAATTATGATGCCGCTGCGGGAATTAATTATTTTGTTGATGTTACAAAACCGGTTGGTGAACGTGTTACTATTATTGGTTTTTCAAACGGCAAATCTTTTGACATAAATAAAGATTATAGTGTGGCTATCAATTCTTACCGCGGTAATGGCGGAGGAGGACATCTGACCCGCGGAGCTAAAATTCCACAGACAGAATTGTCTAAGCGAATTATCAATTCAACCGAAAAAGATCTCAGATATTATCTGATGAAGTGGATTGAAAAGGAAAAAATTATTACTCCAAAATTATTGGGTAACTGGAAGGTCATACCTGAAGATTACTGGAAAGCCGGAAAAGAAAAAGATTATAAAATTTTATTTAAGTAA
- a CDS encoding dihydrofolate reductase family protein → MERKVILYIAASLDGYIAKPNDDLSFLSIVQQDGEDYGYADFVKSVDTVILGRRTYDWVMTQVSEYPHSDKNSFIITRTARPSIGKINFYTGKLPALISKLKAESGKNIFIDGGAEVVNELLKENLIDEFIISIIPVLVGSGIKLFKDGRKEQRLELVSIKKFEKGLAQLHYKRADN, encoded by the coding sequence ATGGAAAGAAAAGTAATACTTTACATCGCAGCAAGTCTGGACGGCTATATTGCAAAACCAAATGACGACCTTAGTTTTTTATCAATCGTTCAACAAGACGGTGAAGATTACGGTTATGCAGACTTTGTAAAATCGGTGGATACCGTAATCCTTGGGAGAAGGACTTACGATTGGGTAATGACACAAGTTTCCGAATACCCTCACTCTGACAAAAATTCTTTTATCATAACACGGACAGCAAGACCAAGTATCGGTAAGATAAATTTTTATACAGGAAAACTTCCAGCTCTGATTTCAAAGCTTAAAGCAGAGTCCGGAAAAAACATTTTTATAGATGGCGGCGCTGAAGTTGTGAACGAGTTATTAAAAGAAAATCTAATTGACGAATTTATTATTTCAATTATACCGGTTTTAGTTGGCAGCGGGATAAAGCTTTTCAAAGACGGACGAAAGGAACAAAGATTAGAATTGGTTTCAATTAAAAAATTTGAAAAAGGACTGGCCCAGCTTCATTACAAGCGTGCAGACAACTAA
- a CDS encoding VOC family protein has protein sequence MKKQKPETTISTNDNKPRVTGIGGIFFFSENPEKAKEWYSKNLGLEVNQWGSSFEFRNANRPDEINYLQWSPFKQGDKYFEPSKKDFMINYRVQNIEALINKLKENGVKILDSIEAYDYGKFVHIMDDEGNKIELWEPVDSVFTAMGGKTTK, from the coding sequence ATGAAAAAACAAAAACCTGAAACAACGATTTCAACAAACGACAACAAACCAAGAGTAACCGGAATAGGAGGGATTTTCTTCTTCTCTGAAAATCCCGAAAAAGCAAAAGAATGGTATTCGAAAAATTTAGGACTGGAGGTAAATCAATGGGGCTCTAGTTTTGAATTTAGAAATGCAAACCGACCAGACGAAATCAACTATCTGCAATGGAGTCCCTTTAAACAAGGTGATAAATATTTTGAACCTTCAAAAAAGGATTTTATGATAAACTATCGGGTTCAGAATATCGAAGCTCTCATTAATAAGCTGAAAGAAAACGGAGTAAAAATTCTTGATAGTATTGAAGCTTATGATTACGGAAAGTTTGTACATATTATGGATGATGAAGGAAACAAAATTGAATTATGGGAACCAGTTGACAGCGTCTTTACAGCAATGGGCGGAAAGACAACCAAATAA
- a CDS encoding OmpA family protein, which translates to MFRYGVNNFLFAADGNICKLVQVFSYFAHNMKLSKDRAAAVVSYLVSKGISQPCLTSDGVGQLCPVTTNADEEGRQKNRRVEIVLK; encoded by the coding sequence ATGTTTCGGTATGGAGTTAATAATTTTTTATTTGCAGCAGACGGGAATATCTGTAAATTAGTTCAGGTCTTTTCATATTTTGCACATAATATGAAACTTTCCAAAGACCGGGCCGCAGCTGTTGTTAGTTATTTGGTTTCCAAAGGAATTTCTCAACCCTGCCTGACTTCCGATGGTGTTGGACAGCTTTGTCCTGTAACGACAAATGCTGATGAAGAAGGCAGACAGAAGAACCGAAGAGTAGAAATAGTGTTGAAATAG
- a CDS encoding VOC family protein, whose product MAQINPYIMFNGNTEEAFNFYKSVFGGEFAAIVRFKDLPKDPNNRWTEAEADKIMHIVLPIGKNNLLMANDVPLSMGRVNENENRSKISIIAESKEEADKIFNGLSAGGQIEAPIGDSPWGSYFGMFRDKYGIEWMVDFDPKNNA is encoded by the coding sequence ATGGCACAAATAAATCCTTACATAATGTTCAACGGAAATACCGAAGAAGCATTTAATTTTTACAAATCAGTTTTTGGCGGTGAGTTTGCCGCAATAGTTCGATTTAAAGATTTACCCAAAGATCCGAACAACAGATGGACCGAAGCCGAAGCAGACAAAATAATGCACATCGTTTTGCCTATCGGTAAAAATAATTTGTTAATGGCTAACGACGTCCCGCTTAGTATGGGAAGGGTAAATGAGAATGAAAACAGAAGTAAAATTTCTATAATTGCCGAAAGCAAAGAAGAAGCAGATAAAATTTTTAACGGACTATCTGCCGGCGGACAAATTGAAGCACCGATTGGAGACAGTCCCTGGGGCTCGTATTTTGGAATGTTTAGAGATAAATATGGTATTGAGTGGATGGTGGACTTTGATCCCAAGAATAATGCGTAG